The following are encoded together in the Nyctibius grandis isolate bNycGra1 chromosome 5, bNycGra1.pri, whole genome shotgun sequence genome:
- the TCAF2 gene encoding TRPM8 channel-associated factor 2, with translation MEPSATYELLVDGVGPWDFTGGFVPCELLLVGEDAYPVLLSSEKQVLIAVSQYGKGRMVVVSHEGILKDSKFSQFLRNAVEWLKPSPKALVGVHPHLDSLSQLLLRAGTKVQAGAELSPSLGVYCIDAYDSTQAEDLVGFLKGGGGLLIGGQAWHWASRHGKEKVLFEFPGNQVTSVAGVYFTGNAVEKGIFKVAKKIPKIPLIVPHQANLGLDAEFLLHGVSELDLVTGGVPSVLLVHGVLSFPLCLDSSHRCLLAAARYGRGRVVVATHESHLFSPKLARFLLNAVRWLDAGRKGLVGVDASLKKLCSLLSREEVKSQVSQLTGDISVYCCSSYSNREAEKVHAFVAEGGGLLTGGQAWYWASQNGDKAAVAKYPGNKILNRFGLSILGQSVQAAKHPAVGSGEHYHFRKALALFNRHIDKHEELKDPLKDWLQRLAQDCTAFLHIPAHNCPAYASLHRILTKVLQRNGIPHVSRRCPVKSNSKEAVLLCMATELSLTMTDSAALVQKSAARVCALPVTVEIDGTNPGKTAWRSTGLYLPEGHTAVITFPCLVVGAGLKVQIGCHTDDLSHAAELKRAPVVTRTCDIACQKQSISCLWGGLIYIVVPARSVLGKVPITVEGAVRAPFFKLGETCESQWKACIRHYPAPWAELAVENLILTVPSDSIHHMENPQPLLTLWNEIMVAISKFAALPTKFPRPERIVTDVQISCGWMHAGYPIMGHLDSVKEMLDMKHMQTTGLWGPVHELGHNQQQQAWEFPPHTTEATCNLWSVYVHEKVLGIPRHQAHQELRSPCRQKRIREYLKKGAQLKDWKVWTALETYLQLQEGFGWDPFTHIFSDYQKMSTIPKDNPSKMNLWAQKFSQQVNKNLAPFFTAWGWPIKKELSVELSSLPGWEQDPMRSFRP, from the exons ATGGAACCCTCTGCCACTTACGAGCTGTTAGTGGATGGTGTTGGGCCGTGGGACTTCACTGGTGGTTTTGTTCCTTGTGAGCTGCTACTTGTTGGAGAGGATGCCTACCCTGTGCTTCTGAGCTCTGAGAAGCAGGTTCTGATCGCCGTTTCACAGTATGGGAAGGGTCGGATGGTGGTTGTTTCCCATGAAGGAATCTTGAAGGACTCCAAGTTCTCCCAGTTCCTCAGAAATGCTGTGGAGTGGCTTAAGCCTTCCCCCAAGGCCCTGGTTGGAGTCCATCCTCATTTGGAttccctctcccagctgctgctcagggctggcaccaaagtacaggctggggcagagctcaGCCCCTCCCTGGGGGTGTACTGTATAGATGCCTATGACAGCACGCAGGCTGAAGACCTGGTTGGCTTTCTAAAGGGGGGAGGAGGGCTGCTCATTGGAGGCCAAGCCTGGCACTGGGCTAGTCGACATGGCAAGGAGAAGGTGCTGTTTGAATTCCCTGGGAACCAGGTGACCAGTGTGGCCGGTGTGTACTTCACAGGAAACGCTGTGGAGAAAGGCATCTTCAAAGTTGCCAAGAAAATTCCCAAGATCCCCTTAATTGTCCC GCACCAGGCCAACCTTGGCCTTGATGCCGAGTTTCTCCTGCATGGTGTGTCGGAGCTGGATTTGGTGACAGGGGGCGTACCCTCCGTCTTGCTGGTGCATGGTGTACTCTCCTTCCCGCTCTGCCTGGACAGCTCGCACCGCTGCCTCTTAGCTGCAGCACGCTATGGCCGAGGCCGTGTTGTGGTGGCAACCCATGAGAGCCATCTGTTCTCCCCAAAGCTGGCCAGATTCCTGCTCAATGCTGTCCGCTGGCTGGATGCTGGGAGGAAGGGGCTGGTGGGTGTGGATGCCAGCCTGAAGAAACTGTGTAGCCTTCTCTCTCGGGAAGAGGTGAAGTCGCAGGTGTCACAGCTGACAGGCGACAtcagtgtgtactgctgctctTCTTACAGCaacagagaggcagagaaggTTCATGCTTTCGTGGCAGAGGGAGGTGGCCTATTGACTGGAGGCCAGGCCTGGTACTGGGCTTCCCAGAATGGTGACAAAGCTGCTGTGGCAAAATATCCTGGCAACAAAATCCTCAACCGCTTTGGGCTGAGCATCCTGGGGCAGAGCGTCCAAGCAGCTAAGCACCCGGCTGTGGGGTCTGGGGAGCACTACCACTTCCGCAAGGCGCTCGCTCTTTTCAACAGGCATATAGACAAGCATGAGGAGCTCAAGGACCCCTTGAAGGACTGGCTGCAAAGACTAGCACAAGACTGCACTGCCTTTCTGCACATCCCAGCCCACAACTGCCCTGCATATGCCTCGCTCCACCGCATCCTGACCAAAGTGCTTCAGAGAAATGGCATCCCACACGTCAGCAGGCGCTGCCCTGTCAAGAGCAACTCCAAAGAGGCAGTTCTCCTCTGCATGGCGACTGAGCTGTCCCTCACCATGACAGACAGTGCAGCCCTAGTGCAGAAATCTGCCGCAAGGGTCTGTGCCCTCCCTGTCACTGTGGAAATTGATGGCACAAACCCAG GTAAGACAGCCTGGAGGAGTACGGGACTCTACCTCCCTGAAGGGCACACAGCAGTTATAACATTCCCTTGCCTGGTGGTCGGTGCTGGTCTGAAG GTGCAGATTGGGTGTCACACGGATGACCTCTCTcatgctgcagagctgaaacGGGCCCCAGTGGTAACACGCACCTGTGATATTGCCTGCCAGAAGCAGTCTATTTCCTGTCTCTGGGGTGGCCTCATTTACATCGTAGTACCAGCAAGGAGCGTCCTGGGGAAAGTACCCATCACAGTAGAAGGAGCAGTCAGAGCTCCTTTCTTCAAGCTTG GGGAGACCTGTGAAAGCCAGTGGAAGGCCTGTATCCGGCACTACCCTGCTCCCTGGGCAGAACTTGCTGTTGAGAATCTCATTCTGACGGTGCCATCTGACAGCATCCACCACATGGAGAACCCACAGCCACTGCTGACCCTGTGGAATGAAATCATGGTGGCAATAAGCAAATTTGCAGCCCTACCAACAAAATTCCCAAGGCCAGAGAGGATTGTAACAGATGTCCAGATCTCATGTG gctgGATGCATGCTGGCTACCCCATTATGGGCCACCTAGATTCAGTGAAGGAGATGTTAGATATGAAGCACATGCAAACTACTGGTCTTTGGGGTCCTGTCCATGAGTTGGGACACAATCAACAGCAGCAAGCATGGGAGTTTCCCCCTCATACCACAGAGGCCACCTGCAACCTCTGGTCTGTCTATGTGCATGAGAAGGTGCTGGGGATTCCCAGGCATCAGGCACATCAGGAACTTAGGTCACCGTGTCGGCAGAAAAGGATAAGAGAGTATCTGAAGAAAGGTGCTCAGCTGAAGGACTGGAAGGTGTGGACTGCTCTGGAGACATACCTGCAG